From the Nematostella vectensis chromosome 7, jaNemVect1.1, whole genome shotgun sequence genome, the window GGCACACGTACACAGTGCAGAATTGCTAATAGATAAGGCACACGTACACAGCGCAGAATTGCTAATAGATAAGGCACACGTACACAGTGCAGAATTGCTAATAGATAAGGCACACGTACACAGTGCAGAATTGCTAATAGATAAGGTACACGTACACAGTGCAGAATTGCTAATAGATAAGGCACACGTACACAGTGCAGAATTGCTAATAGATAAGGCACACGTACACAGTGCAGAATTGCTAATAGATAAGCCACACGTACACAGTGCAGAATTGCTAATAGATAAGGCACACGTACACAGTGCAGAATTGCTAATAGATAAGGTACACGTACACAGCGCAGAATTGCTAATAGATAAGGCACACGTACACAGTGCAGAATTGCTAATAGATAAGGCACACGTACACAGTGCAGAATTGCTAATAGATAAGGTACACGTACACAGTGCAGAATTGCTAATAGATAAGGCACACGTACACAGCGCAGAATTGCTAATAGATAAGCCACACGTACACAGTGCAGAATTGCTAATAGATAAGGCACACGTACACAGTGCAGAATTGCTAATAGATAAGGCACACGTACACAGTGCAGAATTGCTAATAGATAAGGCACACGTACACAGTGCAGAATTGCTAATAGATAAGGCACACGTACACAGTGCAGAATTGCTAATAGATAAGGCACACGTACACAGTGCAGAATTGCTAATAGATAAGGCACACGTACACAGCGCAGAATTGCTAATAGATAAGGCACACGTACACAGTGCAGAATTGCTAATAGATAAGGCACACGTACACAGTGCAGAATTGCTAATAGATAAGGCACACGTACACAGTGCAGAATTGCTAATAGATAAGGCACACGTACACAGCGCAGAATTGCTAATAGATAAGGTACACGTACACAGCGCAGAATTGCTAATAGATAAGGCACAGGTACACAGTGCAGAATTGCTAATAGATAAGGCACACGTACACAGTGCAGAATTGCTAATAGATAAGGCACACGTACACAGCGCAGAATTGCTAATAGATAAGGTACACGTACACAGCGCAGAATTGCTAATAGATAAGGCACAGGTACACAGTGCAGAATTGCTAATAGATAAGGCACACGTACACAGTGCAGAATTGCTAATAGATAAGGCACATGTACACAGTGCAGAATTGCTAATAGATAAGGCACATGTACACAGTGCAGAATTGCTAATAGATAAGGCACACGTACACAGTGCAGAATTGCTAATAGATAAGGCACACGTACACAGTGCAGAATTGCTAATAGATAAGGCACACGTACACAGTGCAGAATTGCTAATAGATAAGGCACACGTACACAGTGCAGAATTGCTAATAGATAAGGCACACGTACACAGTGCAGAATTGCTAATAGATAAGGCACACGTACACAGTGCAGAATTGCTAATAGATAAGGTACACGTACACAGCGCAGAATTGCTAATAGATAAGGCACAGGTACACAGTGCAGAATTGCTAATAGATAAGGCACACGTACACAGTGCAGAATCGCTAATAGATAAGGCACACGTACACAGTGCAGAATTGCTAATAGATAAGGCACACGTACACAGTGCAGAATTGCTAATAGATAAGGCACACGTACACAGTGCAGAATTGCTAATAGATAAGGCACACATACACAGTGCAGAATTGCTAATAGATAAGGCACACGTACACAGTGCAGCATTGCTAATAGATAAGGCACACGTACACAGCGCAGAATTGCTAATAGATAAGGCACACGTACACAGTGCAGAATTGCTAATAGATAAGGCACACGTACACAGTGCAGAATTGCTAATAGATAAGGCACACGTACACAGTGCAGAATTGCTAATAGATAAGGCACACGTACACAGCGCAGAATTGCTAATAGATAAGCCACACGTACACAGTGCAGAATTGCTAATAGATAAGGCACACGTACACAGTGCAGAATTGTTAATAGATAAGCCACACGTACACAGTGCAGAATTGCTAATAGATAAGCCACACGTACACAGTGCAGAATTGCTAATAGATAAGGCACACGTACACAGTGCAGCATTGCTAATAGATAAGGCACACGTACACAGTGCAGAATTGCTAATAGATAAGGCACACGTACACAGTGCAGAATTGCTAATAGATAAGGCACACGTACACAGCGCAGAATTGCTAATAGATAAGCCACACGTACACAGTGCAGAATTGCTAATAGATAAGGCACACGTACACAGTGCAGAATTGCTAATAGATAAGGCACACGTACACAGTGCAGAATTGCTAATAGATAAGGCACACGTACACAGTGCAGAATTGCTAATAGATAAGGCACACATACACAGTGCAGAATTGCTAATAGATAAGGCACACGTACACAGTGCAGCATTGCTAATAGATAAGGCACACGTACACAGCGCAGAATTGCTAATAGATAAGGCACACGTACACAGTGCAGAATTGCTAATAGATAAGGCACACATACACAGTGCAGAATTGCTAATAGATAAGGCACACGTACACAGTGCAGCATTGCTAATAGATAAGGCACACGTACACAGCGCAGAATTGCTAATAGATAAGGCACACGTACACAGTGCAGAATTGCTAATAGATAAGGTACACGTACACAGTGCAGAATTGCTAATAGATAAGGCACACGTACACAGCGCAGAATTGCTAATAGATAAGGTACACGTACACAGCGCAGAATTGCTAATAGATAAGGCACACATACACAGTGCAGAATTGTTAATAGATAAGCCACACGTACACAGTGCAGAATTGCTAATAGATAAGGCACAAGTACACAGTGCAGAATTGCTAATAGATAAGGCACACGTACACAGTGCAGAATTGCTAATAGATAAGGCACACGTACACAGCGCAGAATTGCTAATAGATAAGGCACACGTACACAGTGCTGAATTGCGAACATTGACAGAGTGAGCTGACCTTCTTGAGCTCAGCAAATGATATCAACTTATCCCCATCCGTATCGGCATCGCTTATGGCACGGTCGGCAATTCCTGTAAGATGCTCATCACTGATAGTAACACCCACCATCATGTGGAGAATCTGTCATAGCCAAGATCCAATATTACAATAATATCCTAGATACATGGAGAATCTGTCATAGCCAAGGTCCATTAAAAGTATCAATAAAAGTCTTCAattgtggatggttattttaaaattttcttaTAACAAGTtccttgtattttcaatgtacACTAACATTTTTTAAGGATTTTGAAAGAATCTTGTCCAACAAACCCAACTTCAAAATCATAATCCCAGCTCATTTGCAAATAGTGAATTGACCAGATGACAATGGTTCATACTCACTGCAATCAGGTCAGTCTTAGAGATATAGCCATCACTATCAATGTCATATATTCTGAAGGCAACTGTAATAAAACAGCATACAGATGAGGCATTCACTGGATGAATATAAAAGTCATTTGTGATTTTTCATAGTTTGGGGCATtcaattaaagccgcattgtcaccagtttactaccGGTTGATTACGCAACAATCTCAAATGACTTTTAAtgaaaaacgcgaaaaatatttcaaaatatcgaaagcagtgtgtttatagAAGTtcctttgaggatgtgattgataatttagagtggatggcctgtttaatatctcggattttaatcaATCAATGGTTTATTCCTCCCTTTTGCAGCTAAGGGCTGAGTTACAGGGCCGTCAGCTGGAcacaaataataattattacatttgaaatttaaatgacaCAAAGTCGTTCATGCAGTTTGTCCTCGCCACAGTCGGGAGAATTGACTGGTAACCGAAGCATATGACACGACCGTACACGAGCGTAGGACACGaccattgattgattgattttaatagattcttttggcTTTAAACGGTTGAGggttccgtcggacctccagaagtaaactggtgacaatgcggctttaaatgtCTTGGCTATCAAGAGCTGTTGGGTATTATCATTAATAAAATCATGGGAATCTAAAGAGAATAGGTATACATACATCCTAACCAAAGCAAGACTTCAGACTTACATTTCAGCTTTTCTTCTCTTGTGTTCAGAGGGTTGGGCGAGTGTCCATGGAAGGGTCTGAAGTGGGCAAGTGTCCGCACAAACTGCTTGAAGTTACACTGTTCTTGCAATCCTCtgaaaacatcaaatattCTTATCAGAGTGTTACCTTGTAGATTTgtctttctgtttgttttgtttgaaaagaaGAGGGTGTACCAATCACTGCGTCAGAACTGTGTATATTTTACCGTAGTTGCTTTACTACCTCACCCCATTTGAAGAACCCTTTTCCTAGAgccccctaccctccctctATTAAGAGGCCACCAGCTAATttgctttttgaaattttgaaatttttgaaATTTAAGGAATTTTTGCCACACTTAGCCAAACACTACAAATTGCATCTCAGCATAGCATTCTAGATACTCCAAAACTGATATTCCATTTTGTTGAATGTGCTGATTTCAATATCACACGTGAGCTTGTAACACAGAGCTCCACATATACAGATGCTATTCAAGGCCCTGTTTACATAAAAATGGGATgtaaccacccctccctaggGACAACCTTCCTAGAAGTATTAAGATGATACATGTTTACATGTACTATTCCACCCTCCCTAGGGACAACCTTCCTAGAAGGATTAAGATGATACATGTTTACATGTACTATTCCACCCCTCCCTAGGGACAACCTTCCTAGAAGGATTAAGATGATACATGTTTACATGTAATATTCCACCCTCCCTAGGGACAACCTTCCTAGAAGGATTAAGATGATACATGTTTACATGTACTATTTCACCCTCCATAGTAAGCTAAATTGATAATTGACCctagacccccccccctccccatcagGTAGGGTTATCTCAAATTGATGTGTTCACAAGGGCAAAAGCTGAGGTAGTGAGGTCTCCCTCACAAGTGAGTCAAAATACGTACAAAAAGAACCAAGGAACTGAGTAGGGGCACCCCCTTCTTATGAAACCCCCTAACGGGCAAGACCATGCGCAATGCTGTGGGAACAAAGGGTACTTACGCTTCTTCCTGGTTCATGAAAAATGCATCCACTATTCTGTCACCCAGTGGGTTTATTGCCAATTCTGGTATTCTAAGAAAGTCCTCTCGCCTAAAATGTTTATTAtaatttgtgagaagaggattTCAGCCATAGTTTATTGCTACTTATGCACTattcatttgaaacccccaacCCCATGGTCCAgggaagtgtggggttaacATGGAAAGATAAAggcttatttcagatgacttgttgtcgGGTAGTTGCCTGTAGCTTGCATCcagaggggtaggggcatttgactgcagttttgTCCCGTGGGGGGTGGGGCTTTTCGCagttttgtacagggtcaaagtcaAATCCCCCActcttccccgggaccatgggggtggggtttcaattgacaaGTGCATTAAAATGTTTATCAAAGCAAATAGATAGGAGGCAGTTCGCATAGTTTTACACCAGAAATGTCTCATCTTTTTTTCGGTACTCACGTGAGAGTCCCTTGATTTGCCTTATCGAGATTTGAGAATCGGCTGTATAATCTTGAGATCTGCTTGGGTGAGACTTGAATAAAGCAAAAGTAATATATCAATGATTCTTTAGTGGATTCTATTATCAAAACTTACTTTCTCGTAATGCATTGCAAGAGAACAACATTTGAGGCCATCTTACATCCTGTTTCGCGCTGAATCTCCGCAAGATCTTCCTCTTGAAGGAGCGAGGAAGACTTGAGGCCCATTTTTAAATAACTTGGAGGTACGTCTGGGTCGAATTTAGGGATATTACAAGGAAGTCTTGAACAACTATGATGAGtcagccatcttggatttcctTTCTACAAACTGAAATAATTCGGTTCCAGTACTCCCTATGAAATTAACACAGCATTCCCACCGGTGATACAAGTCACCGCCAGAGCAAAATAAACCAAGACTTATGGAAAGTTGAAATACTGTGTCCATCAAGAAAAAGTTGCAAATTAATTCCTTACTTTGAAAATGGTTTGTACGgtggtattttctttttttttctggggaaTGGGGGCGCGGTGGGGCATAGCATCAGTAAAGAATCAAGCAGTAGCGGAcatgtacaggacccgaaacgatccccaggagtccccgaaatctaCCAAtcatcatttcgggtcctgtgcagatctagggggagggtttaggggctcttaacccccctcccccgccccCTTTGGGCTTCCAGAAAgccaaatgtaacaaaaaaaataccccctccccccctttgtcactgagccaaacctcCCATTTTTAGCGAAATGCTAGATGCGCCCCTGTCAAGTGTTTGGGAGGACGTTGCTTGGCAACACACTAATTGGCAACATTGTAGTGGTGGGACGAGCTGTTTGGGAGGACGTTGCTTCCACACACACTTATTGGCAACATTGTAAAGTTGGGACGAACTGTTTGGGAGGACCTTGCTTGGCAACACACTAACTGGCAACATTGTAGTGGTGGGACGAACTGTTTGGGAGGACGTTGCTTCCACATACGCTAATTGGCAACATTATAGTGGTGGGACGAACTGTTTGGGAGGACGTTGCTTCCACATACACTAATTGGCAACATTGTAGTGGTGGGACGAACTGTTTGGGAGGACGTTGCTTCCACACACACTAATTGGCAACATTGTAGTGGTGGGACGAACTGTTCGGCAAGAAATTGTCCCGCGAGGCGTTGTACTTATCCGTGACGAGAAGCTCACACCAGAACTTGCTCGACGCCACATTGACAGGGAGAAACACGAGTGGTGATCTAAGCACTCTAGTCAGCAAAAGGCAGGGTTGCAGCCCTGTAATAAATATTCCTGTtttgacatttattttctcgACAAAAATATGTGACTTCGCACGTAATGCTAGACTCAAATGAAAGCGAGCACGAAGTAGTTTCACTCCGGTTTTCTTTCGGAAAAACTTGTAAGCGACACGTGTTTATGCGTTCGTTTCCGTCTATCGTTTCCTTTTGGTTTCGGTGTCACATCGCCAGGATATTGTAAGTTGGCCATCTTAATGGCTCAGTAATGGCAAACACGTTGTCATGACTGCATTCATTCTATTAGGTACTTTCTCCTAGTTTGTAGCGGATCTCTAATGAATTCCATGGGAGTTTCGATCAAGTTATTTGGTTCTTTCACCCATCCCCTTTCCCTGCCTGCAGGCCTGTGCAGGCCCGTGGCCAGGAGTTcgagcggggtggttcgtttttccattttagcggaccaaatttccggtatacccctctcctcgcattattacattaagcaatcgatacttcaaataaattcaatcttgtatttaaaatgttacaaCAGTCGCATTTTCCCAgaattttcaagggccgtgtggtgctttaccgagcattaCACCCTATTTCCAGGCAAGCTGATTTCAGGGCgaaagctcgttaaaaagaaaagggaAGTCTTCCCAGGGGCCTCGGCAAGCGTCTTAGGTTCGTTTTCGTTAACGTATCCGCCGCGAACGGCAATATTCGCCTCCCGGTTCGGGCGCAATCTGATTTCTGCCCAGTGCTATGAAAGTCagttacccaatcggtatggcagcacaaggcttttacggaaggctgtaaagaacccgaaggccccaagcaccgatatttccggcgaatatgctgtacaacactcttgcaaggtattccgacccgcgcattaatggggaggacaataaccaggatcccaggcctgtaatacggttacgccacgcacagctcgctgagatagaggatgaaaaaaatacaggtctatttgggcgtcttgagtcccttgggggctcgctatgtcggcgcgtggcatcgtaacgcacgggcgcattgtcttttatcgtgtacaggacatcaaacaagcgaagaaagaaaaacgtttttttttggggggaaccgtttttttatatcatgcaaaaagcgaaaataaatagaaataaataaagtgcgatttggcgattctgtttttctttgtagagcttattaagctattcaccggcctaaatattcataaaagaaaataaaaaatgcaatgaaggacgtaagggggagaggtttgtaaaatcgcatagaatatcgacaaaatccgcaatactgtctacgctgactaagtatagctgtatttcactttaaccctttcactcctgggtacttttgagcaacattgtaagaaaaacagactgaaaacagaaacctccccccctatttcaagtccaacactaccagttaagctaagctaccgctgacccaagacggtatgccttgaagtttccaacaatgtactgcggtgccttttctttgtagcgacggcactgctacagcctgttgcttacaacagttttgcttgtaatttgcttaaaaattacagctttttcacatctggagagtgccttaggacatcatgaagtttttttgggcataattaatgctgtgcttatggatgtttgcacgctgaggttgattcaatgggataattccttgtctgggcttcaccaagtgaggaaggaattttctggtgaatggcctcataactctccaatgtgggccatctttgctacccaaccttattcaaaaattgttttcaggcttattctgggttccttggacctggaaatgttttgtttggcttcggggcaaagagacttaaaaaaaaaactgttatgattctgggggaggagattgcccgcctgtctgtcaaggtgtttccaagactcccatgatacagtgcaggcatgcaaaataggctaacaatggtgactcgcttctaatggaggttctagcattgattattgtgactgattgctgtaaaatgggacctgacggagcgcaataaaggtatccattggtgacttgatctgtgtttgcttgtctctatttgtagttcggaattttgtgtcttttttggtaaggaatgtttctaagtttaagcattttattacgaattggtcagcaattaaggttgatattttgacaaaagagtcgattctattacattgctaagatgggcttttgaaggtcgtctatgccttggatgaatctatgagtatccgggtctggtgatgtttagtttgcatttttgacgttttggagttgggcctatattttacaggcgtctcagggtgttatggcaatgaaagacttaaagggacagcgtcatggtactgcgcatgtcagtgtttattgtaggcttttaatcgcctacaaatagttgaactttttaaaagctgtcaataccttgttaaaataatatgcaatattttattgaatgcaatattttatagaaactacgtttattgacagtttgtggtcattttctttgaatttaagtcccccacatgtaccaaaagctcataagtcagtattagagtttactaaatttcattgtgtcagggtcagagagctattgaaagcacttaccatggcactgcccctttgaatagctgtaaaaaaaaaaaaaaagggaagagaaaatagctggatggggtctctgttggttttgttttagttttagttttcttttattataattttttctggggtgggggaagggggaattcagcttaaaattgcctgtggtcaattcaaccaactaagcaactagtacaaaagatgttggttttgcagtcttttattcaatactttcaaggttatcatgcaattctgtagtttgactggaaatatatactttttttctattcatttacagttctatatgtacagtgtgaccatagtcatgattacaattatttataataatttttacccactaacagaaaccaacttgactgcaaaaaactcactgtaaagcataagatattaggcatttctttcatgtggctgtgaggttgacctgtcaacatctacaggggccacactcaactcggaatcataggggtccataaaagcaaggtgtcgcagaaccttttcctgccttccttactctccttcaccaggaacacctgtgcagccgacacccttaggtggatggggtgcacaggtgctttgggtgtggccctgaagatggcacagtgaccacaagatgtaccagaatgaaattgtatatactgtaaaaacatgtgagtagaaaacagtcaatagccatggagttttcagtgtgttgtacatgttatacatgttttaggatttacctaattacttacagtatttttttaaatagaattttttacttgtataatttagatgagtaatacatactttttatagtatgttgtagaactcgtctcgttcctcctaaataacaatcaaaattatgtttgttattatcttcgtgcaaaggaacctacagtagttttttaatcagataattgtttttccttcaacactcccctgttatttcaacagctctcccttgagtttgcttgtcttagaaatagaccttgtttgataaacaaagacatgttacccacttattcaataataggtaacaactgcaatattgtactgtatgaaaagagtgcccctcccccttctaatgttgacatcagtaaatctagcaagctcattttgctagatgtatgatgtataccaggcttgtatcctccaggtccatttccatactccgtgaagacttctgaaaccatcttggatgccattacggaattgacccggagacccggagaaaaattcacgagggggagggccagtcaacactcctctccccaaagtcagacggttgtttggatggtctgttttttttttttttttcttatttttccgaaaactacgcaggagtgagaggggttaagcactacgaaaaaaaaaattgaatagaaaaaaaaaaaaaaaaagaaaaagaaaaaaggccattggcataggatcgaacccgacctgaaaaacaaaacggaaaccatacatacggattacccaatcggtatggcagcacaaggcttttacggaaggctgtaaagaacccgaaggccccaagcaccgatatttccggcgaatatgctgtacaacactcttgcaaggtattccgacccgcgcattaatggggagggcaataaccaggatcccaggcctgtaatacggttacgccacgcacagctcgctgagatagaggatgaaaaaaatacaggtctatttgggcgtcttgagtcccttgggggctcgctatgtcggcgcgtggcatcgtaacgcacgggcgcattgtcttttatcgtgtacaggacatcaaacaagcgaagaaagaaaaacgtttttttttttgggaaccgtttttttatatcatgcaaaaagcgaaaataaatagaaataaataaagtgcgatttggcgattctgtttttctttgtagagcttattaagctattcaccggcctaaatattcataaaagaaaataaaaaatgcaatgaaggacgtaagggggagaggtttgtaaaatcgcatagaatatcgacaaaatccgcaatactgtctacgctgactaagtatagctgtatttcactttaaccctttcactcctgggtacttttgagcaacattgtaagaaaaacagactgaaaacagaaacctcccccccctatttcaagtccaacactaccagttaagctaagctaccgctgacccaagacggtatgccttgaagtttccaacaatgtactgcggtgccttttctttgtagcgacggcactgctacagcctgttgcttacaacagttttgcttgtaatttgcttaaaaattacagctttttcacatctggagagtgccttaggacatcatgaagtttttttgggcataattaatgctgtgcttatggatgtttgcacgctgaggttgattcaatgggataattccttgtctgggcttcaccaagtgaggaaggaattttctggtgaatggcctcataactctccaatgtgggccatctttgctacccaaccttattcaaaaattgttttcaggcttattctgggttccttggacctggaaatgttttgtttggcttcggggcaaagagacttaaaaaaaaaactgttatgattctgggggaggagattgcccgcctgtctgtcaaggtgtttccaagactcccatgatgcagtgcaggcatgcaaaataggctaacaatggtgactcgcttctaatggaggttctagcattgattattgtgactgattgctgtaaaatgggacctgacggagcgcaataaaggtatccattggtgacttgatctgtgtttgcttgtctctatttgtagttcggaattttgtgtcttttttggtaaggaatgtttctaagtttaagcattttattacgaattggtcagcaattaaggttgatattttgacaaaagagtcgattcta encodes:
- the LOC5511998 gene encoding calcineurin B homologous protein 1; amino-acid sequence: MGLKSSSLLQEEDLAEIQRETGFSPKQISRLYSRFSNLDKANQGTLTREDFLRIPELAINPLGDRIVDAFFMNQEEAGLQEQCNFKQFVRTLAHFRPFHGHSPNPLNTREEKLKFAFRIYDIDSDGYISKTDLIAILHMMVGVTISDEHLTGIADRAISDADTDGDKLISFAELKKVMEDVDLNAKMSIRFLA